AATAATAATATCCGGGGAGGGCGTTTTTGCAAAAACGCCCTCCCCGCACCCCTCCCCAAAAACTCCCGTATCATGGGATGTTAGGTCGACCGGTCTTGCAAGAGGTAGGCCCTCGGGTAACAAAAGTCACGGTTGGGGTTGATTTTGACTCGGGCACGGACCTGGCAAAACCCAAGTCCGTGGCACCCAACAGCGGCTTTGCCGTGTCCCGATTACTTGCGTGGGGCCGGAACTGGTGAAGGTTATTGTCGAAGTCTCGTAATCGACCTCAACAGATATGAAAGTTTTTTGAAGGGGGGTGCGGGGGGAAACTTTTGTTCACAAAAGTTTCCCCCCGCATATTCTCCTCTCCACTCTTCTTCTCCTCCTCCTCCTCCTTCTCCTTCTCCCGTCTCACCTGCTACGCAGGTGGAGCGGGGCAGAGTTCACGGCGGTCGCAGGATGTGCAGTGGGCTCCCATCCAGACGTAGTCGAAGTAATCCACGAATGGTTCGGTTTCTTCTTCTCCTTCGAACAGGAAGGCTATTTCGAAATTCCTTTTGGCCTTGCCCTTTGCTCCGATTCCTGCGCCGGTGAGGTTGGGGCTCCCGACAAGGGCTACTTGCCCGTCAACGATGAAGATCTTGGCGTGCATGCGAATGCACTGAAGGAATTCAACACCTGCGCTAAGCTGCCCTTTCGTGTCGAGTTGCTCGTACCGCTCGCGGAATGGCCCGGAAGGAAGTTCCGCGTGAATTATGCGGAAAGACACCCCGCGATTCACGAGTATAGCCATCAAATCTACGAATGATATAAACTTGTTACGATAACGAAGGCCGGTACCTTTTATGTTTGCCGTCGCAATCCAGACGAAGCGTTGAGCCCTCACCAGCATGGTCTCAGTGAACTCTTCATAAATTTCTCGATCCCGGAGAATTCTCATGGCGGCGCCTGCGAAGTTGGAGATCTTAAGGATGAAGCCTGTGAGAGAATATTGTTACAAAAAATGGTTCTCCCAACGGCTTCTCCGGCCTGTTCATGCCTGTTCCTCATATCTGACTGCTTTGGCCCATGCGCCCCTCTGTTCCAGGTCCTTGTCGAGTTCAAGGTCGGGCCTGGACGCTGCCAGCAACTCCACGCCTTCTTGCTCAAGAATGAGGCGCCAGAGGGTCACAAGGCCTTTTTCCGCGAGTCTTTTCATGACCGCCTCTACGCGGGGCAGATCGTCATCCGAAAATTGCCCTCGCGGGTCCTTGAGAACAGCCCGCGTCGAAAACCAGCCCGGCTGTTCTATTCGGGCCAATACGATCTTCTCGATCTTTTCGTCCATCACTCACCCCTTTCGGGAACCGCTTTACCACTAATGCACGCGACTTGGAACCTGAATATTCATAGGGTTAAGTGCACTGGTGTCCCAGTACTACTCAATTAGTGATTGTCCGCGGCGGTGGCAACATTGCTCCATGCTCTCTTAGATCTCAATAACGCGAACGCCACCATGGGGACGCGGCAGGATTTCCAGCGAGGTTTGCCGAACGAGCGGGTGTGAAACGGGGTGTCTTCTAACTGAGGCTCTTGACACCCCTTGAGGACGATGATAGCGAGACTAACAATTAACCCTGGAATGACCGGCAGTGAGGACGGCAATGGGCCGCATCAGAAGAATGCTGGGGTCGCTAGGCAACTTTTACGGCGTTTTCGCGGTAATTTGCCTGAATTCTTTGCTACTTTTCGTGTTGATCAATCTGGTTGCCCAAGCCGCCTTGGACGTAAGAACATATTTCCAAAAAAGGGCCGCGATGCAAGGAACTCCCTGGGCATACAGAGGATTTCACGAATCCTTAACCGCTCTCCACCCGGGCATGACCAAGGAACAGATTAGCAGGCTTATCGCGGAGACGAGAAGGCTTACCCAAGGTTATGATTGCTACACCCAGTTCAAGGAAAACCCCTGTGCAGGCGAATACGTTAAGGTAGACGCGCGCGGGTTCCGACCAATAGGGAATCAAAAGCCTTGGCCTCCTCCGGACGGGGAATTCATAGTCTTTGTCTTTGGTGGTTCAACAACTTTTGGGTATGGAGTAGCGGACGACTCTACAATTGCGTCGCACTTCCAAGAGCTGCTGGCGGCCCGTTACGGTGTTTCGGCAAGCGTATACAATTTTGGACGAGGAAGTTACTTTTCTGTGCAGGAAAGACTGCTCTTTGAGAAGTTGCTACTCGCTGGATTTGTGCCGAATATGGCAATATTTATCGACGGCTTGAACGATCTGACGCTATACGACGGCGAGCCGGCCCGTACCGGAGATCTGAAGAAATTGATGGAGGAAGGCGAGGTGCCTTTGGACCGAAAGGTTATGCGGGCACTCCCGGTGGTGCGGGCCTGGGAGGCAATATCACCGTGGAGTGAAAGCAACAAGCCCACCAAGCTCCAAGAGTCCTTCCGGCGGGCATCCCCGGACCAGCGAGTCAAGCTCCTTCAAAACGTCGTGGACCGTTACCGAATAAACAAACGGATTACTGAGGCCATTGCCGGAGAGTTCCAGGTTGTTCCGGTCTTTGTTTGGCAGCCGGTACCGGTCTACAAGTACGACGCGCAGTACAACGTGTTTGGGAAGTTCGATTACGAGGCGGACCTTCCTTGGCTCAAACCCGGATACACGTTGATGGCTAGCGAAATTAAGGCCCATCCTCTTGGCCCGAATTTCATCTGGTCCGCGGACATTCAAGAGACTCTGCAAAAGCCTCTGTATGTCGACGCGGTACACTACAGCAGTGAGATGTCCAAAATCTTAGGGGGGCACATTCTCGATGCAATCATTGACCGCGGGCTTGGTGCCAAGTTCTACTCCGCGAAGCCTCTTTCGCAGAGTGGTGAAGGCCACCACTTGGCAGCCGAATTCTAACGCCCGCTGACTGCAATCGGGACCGGCGGGTCCTTGGCCGAATCCTCAGCCAAATGGGCTCTCAGCGGTTTGGCATTTTGGGTGAACACATAAAAGTCCTTGGTACCCGGAACCAGGTTCCAACCTTCGTCACTGAGCTTGGCAAAGTCTTTTCCTTTGGCCACTACTGCACTTACCCCTGCCGATTTCAGCTTGTCTAAAGCGACTTCCCTCTCTTCGCGAGTAACAGACAACATTTCTTCGTTATTGGTAATTTCGCCGACGATCTTCACCCCGGCCATTCGACCCCAATAGGAAGCGGGAAAAGCTACCACAGCCACCTGGGACCCAGCCGGCAACCCTTGACCATTCAGATAGTCTTTCACCGCGACCAGGTGAAAAAAAGTCTCTTTGTACGAAGGTTTTTCAGGGTTAGGGACCAGGCTCCTGACGCTCTGATCGTGCACCGTAGTCACTGTCAGTCCGAGCAGCAGGGCGAGCAACATCAACGCGGAGGCCATACATTGGAGCCTTGAGGCGACATTTCCCTCACGGTACCTTGCACAAAGGATAGTGCCCATAAACACAAGGAATATGAATGGGGCCACATATCGCATCTCCACATGTATGAAGCTGTACATCAGGATGCCGATCACTGCCGGCAGAGCCAAACACAAAGGAACGGAAAGTGGCCGTATCCGTCCTATCCTCAGCGAGCCGAAGTGGATATTGCAGGCGACCCACAGGAGCATTGCCACGATGAGACAAGGCCGGTCCCAACAGATCTGGCCAATGTGCTCCACAAGACGATTGGCAAGCATTCCGGGATCGAAGAGCGGCTCTATTCCTATCTTCCAATAGCTGGGGTCAAAGGTAGCCGGCCTCGTGGAATTCTTGAAAGGGCTGTCTTGGTACAGAAGTATTTCAGGTCTCGCGGTCAATAAGGCCGGCGTATGAGCGCTCTCGCCTTGACCCTTGATATAGAGGCCGTAGTTCAGTCTGCCTGTTTCGCCGTACGATGGCCGCCCCGCCTTATATGACAGGGCAACCAGCCAGGGCGAAGCAACCAAGATCATGATTACGGCAGCAAGTGCAATTCTTGGGAGAGCTTTCTTTAGTGACCCGGCGGTCAAGGCTGCCGTCGCGAAGAAAAAGACCGAAAACGGAAAAAAAAACGTCTTGAATAGATACGCCAGTCCCGTTGAAAGTCCTAACAAAACGAAGGTTACGTACCTATCAGGGTCTTCTTTGATCCGGAGAATGATGGCCATTGTCACCAAAACGAATGCAAAAACGGCCATGTCCGGAGCGATCGTCCGGGGGCGGACCCAGTTAAGAGCACAGAATAAGAACATACTGTACGTCAGAGCCATGATCATGGCCCAAGGCAGGGGAGCAACCCCCCCCTCGACAAACCTCGCGTAATGTCTTTTCGCTGATGTCAGTAAGAGATCGCAGGCCCACATTGCAAATATCAGGCAGCCGAAGTTTATGGCCTTCAGGAGAGGTATCTCGTTGATCTGATTCGTATTTAGAAGGATCTGTCCCAGTCCCAGGAGAGCGGCATAACCGGGACTGGCCGTCAAGTTGACGAAATCTCGCCAATTGCCGTACCGCAGCGCCTCCCCCATTTCTATGTAATTGATAGCGTCGCCGTTGATGAAGTGCCGGGTGGTATAGGTAAGGATGCCTCCCAAAAGGACCCCGAGAACCCAGAAAATTACGCGAGTCCTTATTTCCCATTTATCGGAAACGAGCATGTTCAGCGTAGTGCTCATCAGGGGCTTCCCAGCATACGAGTGTCGGCAGCCTACAACCGCTGTTCAATAATCGTCGGCAAGGTCGAGAAAGTGAAAACAAGTCCAAAGCGGCCGCGCAATTGCCAAGAATCCGAAATAACGCGAATAATGAGATCTTTCTTGCCGAGAATTAACAAATAATAGCAAAAATACCGAGAAAAGTCAAAGACTTCTCCTCAGCGCAGGTAAGTATTCAGTAACGGGAAGGAACAAGGCAGGGTCTTCTCGCCGAGCCTTGAGGATTCCATTCAAAATCCCCCTCAGTCCTCCTTTATAAAAGGGGGAGAAAGCCACTCCCACCCCCCTTGGTAAAGGGGGGCAGGGGGGATTTTTCCGCGTACCTAAAGGGTTACAACCCCGGGGAAGAAATTCTTGACACCGGGCCATCTCAATATTATTCTACTCCTTCGTATCATTGTTCGGCAATGATGACGGTGTACGGCCCTCCAGGGCTCTCGGAGAGAGCTTTTTAATACAATCCGACAGAGCTGATCGTGCAGGTGACGGAGGTGAAGTGCCCGCCAGGGGAGCCCAAAGACATCTCCCGGCAACAGCTGTTTCCCGAGCCCGCACGACGCTGATAAAGAGGAATCATGGCAGGATCCACTTTTCCCAAAGGCGGGGTACATCCCGAAGAGCACAAAGAACTGACCGAGCACCTTGCGATAGAGGAAATGCCTGCGCCCGCAGAGGTTGTTTTACCGCTGTCCATGCATTTCGGCGCTCCGGCCAAACCTGTCGTCAAGAAGAAACAGGAAGTGCAGGAGGGCGAGGTCATCGCCACCGTGGAAAAAGCGCTCGGCGCCACTATCCATAGCAGTGTGACAGGTGTCGTGAAGGCAATCGAGCCAAGGCCTCATCCGACCATGGTAAGGTGCGAGGCTGTGGTCATCGAGACCAATCCCGAAGCGCCCCCCCGCAAGTATGAACCCGAAGACTGGCGTAAGCTGACCGGGGAGCAGCTCCTGGCAAGGGTCAAGGACGCGGGAATAGTCGGGCTGGGCGGTGCGGGATTCCCGACCCATGTGAAATTGTCACCACCACCGACGGCCAAGGTCGATACTCTCGTCCTTAATGGCGCTGAATGCGAGCCTTATCTGACCACCGATCACCGCATCATGCTGGAACAGCCGGAAAAAGTGGTCGAAGGGGTACAGATACTTCTTAAGGTATTGGGGATCAAACGCGGGATCATAGGGATCGAACTGAACAAGCCCGACGCGATCAATGCCATGAACAAGGCGGCTCAGAAGTCCTCAGGATCCGATGGCGCAACCGTCCAGGTCCAGGGGATGGTGGTCAAATATCCGCAAGGTTCGGAAAAGCAGCTAATATATTCGCTTACACAGAGGTCGGTGCCTGGTGGAGGTCTTCCCTTCGATGTAGGCGTGATCGTGCAGAATATCTCTACAGCGTTGGCGATTTACGAGGCAGCGACTTTGAACAAACCGCTGTACGAAAAAATCGCCACGTTTTCCGGACGAGCGATCAAGCGGCAGGCAAACCTAAAAGTAAAGGTCGGCACACTCCTGTCCGACGTAGTGGCCTATCTCGGAGGAACGACCGACGACCTCCTCAAAATAGTGTCGGGTGGTCCGATGATGGGCTTTGCCGTGTCCAATATCGACGTACCTGTGGTGAAGACCACGTCGGGCGTCCTCTTTTTGAACAAGGACGAGACGGACACCGATACCTTCGGCCCCTGCATTCACTGCGGGTGGTGCCTGGAGGCCTGCCCCATGGGCCTTTTGCCTAAGGAAGTGGCAATCTATGTGGAAGCAGGTAAGGGACATTTGACCGAGAAGTTCGGTGTTTTTGAATGCTTCGAGTGCGGTTGCTGTGCTTATGTATGCCCTGCAAAGCGCCCGCTGGTCCAATTTGCCAGGCTGGCCAAAATAGCGATTAAGAAACACGGGTAACGGCCAGGCGGGGAGAACCTTTTTGTAAAAAGGTCCCTCCCCGCACCCCTCTCCAAAAACTTCTATAGTCTGTTCGCTGGGTAGCTTCCGCTGCCGGCGGATGCTACCCAGCGGGCAAGATATGGAGTTTTTTGAAGGGGGCACGGGGGAAACTTTTTTACACAAAAAAGTTTCCCTCGGATCTGATTTTTATTCCGGGGAGGATGGAAAGATAGAAACACTAGAGCAAAGAGATCGAGGTATAGAACCTCAATGGGCTGTTTCTGTATCTCCCCATATACGAATGGGGAAAACCACATCGGGGATCATGTGGACCGTGTCCGCGTCGTTGATTCCCGTAATGTTGCTGTCAATCTACAACTTCGGCTTGCGCGGGCTCATCATAACGTTGATAAGTGTGATTTCCTGCGTTGTCGTCGAAGCGATTTGCCAGAAGGCTATGGGAAGGCCCATCGCGGTCGCTGACGGCAGCGCGGTGCTGACCGGTATTCTCATGGCCTTTGTTATACCCCCGGGAGTCCCGTATTGGCTGCCGGCTGTAGGTGCTGTCGCTGCTATCTTCATCAATAAAGAGCTTATGGGAGGCCTGGGATTCAATGTCTGGAACCCCGCGTTGGTGGGACGGGCGTTTCTCATGGCTGCCTTTCCCGTGGCAATGACTGCCGCGTGGGTCCCTTCTGTGGACTGGTCCAAATCGGCCCTAAACGTTTACCTGGCTCCGGGGGCCTTGGACGCGGTTTCCACTGCTACACCTCTTTATATTTTGAAGCATTACGGCCTCGGCGCGTTGACCGAGAAGTTCGGTGGGCTCACCACCATATACCGGGATTTCTTTGTCGGCTTGAGACCCGGTTGCATCGGGGAGACATCTTCGGGTTTAATCCTTCTCGGCGGGCTATTCCTCATGGTCCGAGGCATCATCACGTGGCATATTCCGGTTTCCACTATCGGCACGGTTGCTTTGCTCACCTGGATATTCGGCGGAGAGAGCTGGTTCACGGGTCAGCCGCTTGTGGCAGTCCTTTCCGGGGGACTCATGCTGGGGGCCTTTTACATGTGCACGGACTATGTGACTTCTCCCACCATGAAATCAGGGCAGATCGTGTTCGGCATGGGCGTTGGCCTTCTCACCGTGCTCATTCGCCTCAAGGGTGGATATCCGGAAGGGGTGGCGTACGCGATCCTGTTGATGAACTGCCTAACGCCGGCACTGGATGAATGGTTCCAACCAAAGAGATTCGCACCTCCGAAGCAGGCGCCGGTCGCGGCTGTCAAGTAGGGGCTTTGGTCTAATAAGAGGGTTCAATGAAAGAAATCATCAAGATCACTTTCAGTCTGACGGTTATATGTATTGCTGCGGCTCTGATACTGGGCGCGGTGTTTGCAAAAACGGACCATGCCCGTAAGGAAATCAAGGAAGAACAAGACGCTGAAACAGATCGAGGTCTTATCGGCTTTGGGGCAGGGAAAAAGGTACCGGCAGACCTCAAGATCTATCCGGTTTACCGGTACGTTATAAAGGACGAGAAGGGCGCTACGGTACTAGGGTACCTCTTGCCCTTGAAAGATAAGGGCCAGGCCCTGCTTGAGATAGACCTTTCCGGCAAACCCCTAAAGGCTGTGCCGGTGCAGGGAGACGCCGTCCAGTTGGCGGACAGGGCCACAAGGGACAAGGCAGTCAGCGATGCCCTGGGAAAAGGGTCGCAGGCAACGTATGCAGAGACATTCAACATCGCGAATCTGGGTGACAAACGATTGGCGTACGTGATTCCGGGGAGCAGCCAGGGGTTCAAGGAACGCATCAAGCTCAAGGTTTCGTTGGAGCCGGAACTTACTGTTATGGGTGTGGCCATAGAGGAGTCCAAGGAAGACCCTGGCCTGGGTGATAAAATCAAAGAGGATTTCTTTAGGAATCAGTTCGTGGGCAAGACCCACGATCTCCTCAAAGAACTAAAAGTCATCAAGGAGCCTTTGCCCGCTGACTACCTTCCGGCGCTCGAACCTGAAAGGGCCAAGAAAGACAAGTTGACCCCTGAACAGGTCAAGGAAATCAAACAAAAGCATCTCAAGGATGACATATACGCTCTAACCGGCGCGACCATTTCAAGTCGAGCGGTGACCGTCGGCGTAAAGGATACGGTCCGAAGGTTCACGTACAGGCTTGGGATCCTGAACGACGCCATCAAACAAGAAAAAATCCAGGTTGCCTTTTAGCGGAGGTTTGGAGTGAACAGGAATATACAACTTCTCTGGAACGGGCTGATACCCGAGAATCCGATTTTCCGACTGGCATTGAGCCTGTGCCCCGCGGTCGCAGTGACTACGTCGGTGAAGAATGGCGTGCTGCTGGGAGCCGCTGTGCTTTTCGTCCAGGTGGCGTCAAGCTGCACGGTCACGCTACTAAAATCGTTCATACATCCTCGCATCCGAATCCCGGCTTACGTCATCATCATTGCGACATGGGTGAGCGTAATCGACATGGTGCTCCCGGTTGTGTCACCCGCTGCGTACAATGAGGTTAAGCTTTTCGTGGCACTCATAGTCGTGTTTGCAATTATTATTTCACGGTTGGAGTTGTTCGCTTCAAAAGAGCCTTTTGTCCCGTCTTTTTTTGACGGTATGGGCATGGGCATTGGCTTTCTTTTTGGGCTTACGGTCACATCGGCAATTAGGGAGTTCTTCGGGGCGGGAAAGATTTGGGAACACGACATTCTGGGATTCGAACCGCTGCTGATAATGATCTTGCCGGCTGGAGGCTTTTTCGTCATTGGCTTCATCATGGCGACATTCAACTGGTTGGAGTACAAGATTACCGGCAAGATACCAGCATCAGGCGGAGGGCACTAGCATGAGAATCGCCAAGGTCCTGATCGCAGTCGGCGTCCTCCTGGCATTTACCCTGCTAACGGTCGGCCTTTCC
The genomic region above belongs to Desulfomonile tiedjei and contains:
- a CDS encoding phospholipase D family protein, which produces MRILRDREIYEEFTETMLVRAQRFVWIATANIKGTGLRYRNKFISFVDLMAILVNRGVSFRIIHAELPSGPFRERYEQLDTKGQLSAGVEFLQCIRMHAKIFIVDGQVALVGSPNLTGAGIGAKGKAKRNFEIAFLFEGEEETEPFVDYFDYVWMGAHCTSCDRRELCPAPPA
- a CDS encoding SGNH/GDSL hydrolase family protein — its product is MGRIRRMLGSLGNFYGVFAVICLNSLLLFVLINLVAQAALDVRTYFQKRAAMQGTPWAYRGFHESLTALHPGMTKEQISRLIAETRRLTQGYDCYTQFKENPCAGEYVKVDARGFRPIGNQKPWPPPDGEFIVFVFGGSTTFGYGVADDSTIASHFQELLAARYGVSASVYNFGRGSYFSVQERLLFEKLLLAGFVPNMAIFIDGLNDLTLYDGEPARTGDLKKLMEEGEVPLDRKVMRALPVVRAWEAISPWSESNKPTKLQESFRRASPDQRVKLLQNVVDRYRINKRITEAIAGEFQVVPVFVWQPVPVYKYDAQYNVFGKFDYEADLPWLKPGYTLMASEIKAHPLGPNFIWSADIQETLQKPLYVDAVHYSSEMSKILGGHILDAIIDRGLGAKFYSAKPLSQSGEGHHLAAEF
- the rsxC gene encoding electron transport complex subunit RsxC, whose protein sequence is MAGSTFPKGGVHPEEHKELTEHLAIEEMPAPAEVVLPLSMHFGAPAKPVVKKKQEVQEGEVIATVEKALGATIHSSVTGVVKAIEPRPHPTMVRCEAVVIETNPEAPPRKYEPEDWRKLTGEQLLARVKDAGIVGLGGAGFPTHVKLSPPPTAKVDTLVLNGAECEPYLTTDHRIMLEQPEKVVEGVQILLKVLGIKRGIIGIELNKPDAINAMNKAAQKSSGSDGATVQVQGMVVKYPQGSEKQLIYSLTQRSVPGGGLPFDVGVIVQNISTALAIYEAATLNKPLYEKIATFSGRAIKRQANLKVKVGTLLSDVVAYLGGTTDDLLKIVSGGPMMGFAVSNIDVPVVKTTSGVLFLNKDETDTDTFGPCIHCGWCLEACPMGLLPKEVAIYVEAGKGHLTEKFGVFECFECGCCAYVCPAKRPLVQFARLAKIAIKKHG
- a CDS encoding RnfABCDGE type electron transport complex subunit D; protein product: MEFFEGGTGETFLHKKVSLGSDFYSGEDGKIETLEQRDRGIEPQWAVSVSPHIRMGKTTSGIMWTVSASLIPVMLLSIYNFGLRGLIITLISVISCVVVEAICQKAMGRPIAVADGSAVLTGILMAFVIPPGVPYWLPAVGAVAAIFINKELMGGLGFNVWNPALVGRAFLMAAFPVAMTAAWVPSVDWSKSALNVYLAPGALDAVSTATPLYILKHYGLGALTEKFGGLTTIYRDFFVGLRPGCIGETSSGLILLGGLFLMVRGIITWHIPVSTIGTVALLTWIFGGESWFTGQPLVAVLSGGLMLGAFYMCTDYVTSPTMKSGQIVFGMGVGLLTVLIRLKGGYPEGVAYAILLMNCLTPALDEWFQPKRFAPPKQAPVAAVK
- a CDS encoding FMN-binding protein gives rise to the protein MKEIIKITFSLTVICIAAALILGAVFAKTDHARKEIKEEQDAETDRGLIGFGAGKKVPADLKIYPVYRYVIKDEKGATVLGYLLPLKDKGQALLEIDLSGKPLKAVPVQGDAVQLADRATRDKAVSDALGKGSQATYAETFNIANLGDKRLAYVIPGSSQGFKERIKLKVSLEPELTVMGVAIEESKEDPGLGDKIKEDFFRNQFVGKTHDLLKELKVIKEPLPADYLPALEPERAKKDKLTPEQVKEIKQKHLKDDIYALTGATISSRAVTVGVKDTVRRFTYRLGILNDAIKQEKIQVAF
- the rsxE gene encoding electron transport complex subunit RsxE, with product MNRNIQLLWNGLIPENPIFRLALSLCPAVAVTTSVKNGVLLGAAVLFVQVASSCTVTLLKSFIHPRIRIPAYVIIIATWVSVIDMVLPVVSPAAYNEVKLFVALIVVFAIIISRLELFASKEPFVPSFFDGMGMGIGFLFGLTVTSAIREFFGAGKIWEHDILGFEPLLIMILPAGGFFVIGFIMATFNWLEYKITGKIPASGGGH